Sequence from the Thermoanaerobaculia bacterium genome:
ATCGGCCTGCTGCTCACCGCCGGCTTCATCCGCTTCTCTTTCGACGGTCTGCGCGAAGCGATGATCCACGGCGGCCTCGGACACCTGGAGATCGCCTCCCGGGCGGCGGTCGCAAGCCGCGGCGAGGCGGCGCTCGACCGCTCGGTGCAGCAGGGGATCGACCACTGGCAGGAGGTCCGCGTGCAGGTCGAAAAGTTGCCGCACGTCGTCGCCGTGCAGGCGAACCTCCACCTGATGGGAATGATCCAGAAGCCGGGCGGCGACTCGGTGTCGTTCGTTGGCGTCGGCGTCGAGCCCGAGCTCGAACGCCTCATGGGCTTCGAGACCAAGGTCCGCGACGGCCGGGCCCTCGCCGACGCGGTGCCCGCCGAGGGCGAGGACGAGGTGGTGCTCGCGCTCGGTCTCGCCGCGGCGCTGGGTGCGAAACCGGGCGACGTCGTGACTCTCCTCGCGGCCAGCCCGGACGGCATGCTGAACGCTCTCGACGTGCGCGTCGCGGGGCTCTCGACCACCGGCGTCCAGGAGCTCGACACGCGCTTCCTCAAGATCCACCTGGCGAGCGCGCAACGCCTGCTGGGGACCGAACGGGTGTCGAATCTCCTCGTCGGCCTGGACGACACCGGCCGGACCGCCGCCGCCCAGGGCGCGGTGATTCAGGCTCTCGCCGGCGGCGAGCAGGCGCTTGCCGTGACTCCCTGGGAGAGGCGCGCCGCCTTCTACAGCCAGGTGCGTGGCCTCTACCTCGGGATCTTCTGGTTCCTCGGCGCGATCGTCTTCGTCCTCGTCGTCCTCGCGACCTCGAACACGCTGGTCATGACGGTCATGGAGCGCGTGCGCGAGA
This genomic interval carries:
- a CDS encoding ABC transporter permease, translating into MKFALFALRNLARNRRRTAISLAIVAAGTIGLLLTAGFIRFSFDGLREAMIHGGLGHLEIASRAAVASRGEAALDRSVQQGIDHWQEVRVQVEKLPHVVAVQANLHLMGMIQKPGGDSVSFVGVGVEPELERLMGFETKVRDGRALADAVPAEGEDEVVLALGLAAALGAKPGDVVTLLAASPDGMLNALDVRVAGLSTTGVQELDTRFLKIHLASAQRLLGTERVSNLLVGLDDTGRTAAAQGAVIQALAGGEQALAVTPWERRAAFYSQVRGLYLGIFWFLGAIVFVLVVLATSNTLVMTVMERVREIGTLRAIGTAPGQIAAMVLWEALWLGVLGALLGNALGAAAIAGINGLHLKMPPPPGAVDPIDLQLAFVPEAFAAIVVVMAVVLLVAALAPVARATRISVVEALRHV